From Bacillus basilensis, a single genomic window includes:
- a CDS encoding metal ABC transporter substrate-binding protein, which translates to MPKRLTIFSFLLIFTLIFTGCSNKKEGNAKKDGKLTVYTTIFPLADFAKKIGGDYVTVEAIYPPGADSHTFEPSQKQTVQVAKADLFVYNGAELEPFAKKMEKSLQRENVKIVNASKGIELRTSTEEEHHDHGDGHKEDEHHHDKDPHIWLDPTLAMKQAEKIKNALVELQPDHKQEFEKNFAALQTKFTDLDDQFKAAVANAKTKDILVSHAAYGYWEQRYGLKQIAIAGISASDEPSQKQLAEITKTVKEHNLKYILFETFSTPKVASVIQKETGTKILRLNHLATISEDDAKNNKDYFTLMEENVNTLKEATN; encoded by the coding sequence ATGCCTAAAAGACTGACTATATTTTCATTCTTACTTATTTTCACTTTAATTTTTACTGGCTGCTCAAATAAAAAAGAAGGTAATGCCAAGAAAGACGGAAAGCTAACTGTTTATACAACTATTTTTCCTCTTGCAGATTTCGCAAAAAAAATTGGTGGCGACTATGTAACTGTTGAAGCGATTTACCCACCTGGTGCAGATTCTCATACATTTGAGCCAAGTCAAAAACAAACAGTACAGGTTGCAAAAGCCGATTTATTCGTTTATAACGGAGCTGAATTAGAGCCATTTGCTAAAAAAATGGAAAAATCATTACAAAGAGAAAATGTTAAAATTGTAAATGCATCAAAAGGTATTGAACTGCGTACTTCTACTGAAGAAGAGCATCATGATCACGGAGACGGCCATAAAGAAGATGAACATCATCATGATAAAGACCCACACATTTGGTTAGACCCTACTCTAGCAATGAAACAGGCTGAAAAAATTAAAAATGCACTTGTAGAATTACAACCTGACCATAAACAAGAGTTCGAAAAAAACTTTGCAGCACTTCAAACAAAATTTACTGATTTAGATGATCAATTTAAAGCAGCTGTTGCGAATGCAAAAACGAAAGATATTTTAGTTTCTCATGCAGCTTATGGATACTGGGAACAACGCTATGGCCTAAAACAAATTGCTATCGCTGGTATTTCAGCTTCTGATGAACCATCTCAAAAACAGCTTGCTGAAATTACAAAAACAGTAAAAGAACATAATCTAAAATATATTTTATTTGAAACATTTTCTACTCCAAAAGTAGCATCCGTTATCCAAAAAGAAACAGGTACAAAAATTTTACGCTTAAATCACTTAGCCACTATTTCTGAAGACGATGCGAAAAATAATAAAGATTACTTCACTTTAATGGAAGAAAACGTGAATACATTGAAAGAAGCTACTAACTAA
- a CDS encoding TasA family protein, with amino-acid sequence MGMKKKLGRGVITAALGLSLIGGGTYAYFSDKEVSQNTFAAGTLDLSVNPEVVINVDNLKPGDEMERGFQLVNKGTLAIGDVKLLTDYSVIDAKGDNGNADFGDHIRVDFLWNLDKNEVPVWSTTLSELKVATQNGSIPDLVKKGIVDREGNGLAPGDDDTFYVMFTFIDSGEDQNVFQGDALKLNWTFNSMQTSGEEK; translated from the coding sequence ATGGGTATGAAGAAAAAACTTGGTAGGGGTGTCATAACTGCAGCGCTGGGCTTATCTTTAATTGGCGGGGGAACATATGCGTATTTCAGTGATAAGGAAGTATCACAAAACACGTTTGCAGCGGGTACTTTAGATTTGAGTGTAAATCCTGAAGTTGTTATTAATGTCGACAATCTGAAACCAGGTGATGAAATGGAGCGCGGTTTTCAATTAGTTAACAAAGGAACCTTAGCAATAGGAGATGTGAAACTCCTGACAGATTACAGTGTAATCGATGCGAAAGGGGATAATGGAAATGCTGATTTTGGTGATCATATCCGTGTGGATTTCTTGTGGAATTTGGATAAAAATGAAGTTCCAGTATGGTCTACTACATTATCTGAATTAAAGGTAGCTACGCAAAATGGAAGTATTCCTGACCTTGTAAAGAAAGGTATTGTAGATCGAGAAGGAAATGGACTTGCTCCTGGTGATGATGATACATTTTATGTAATGTTCACATTTATAGATAGCGGTGAAGACCAAAATGTATTTCAAGGAGATGCATTGAAATTAAATTGGACGTTTAATTCCATGCAAACAAGTGGTGAAGAAAAGTAA